One stretch of Pieris brassicae chromosome 8, ilPieBrab1.1, whole genome shotgun sequence DNA includes these proteins:
- the LOC123713509 gene encoding homogentisate 1,2-dioxygenase, protein MTELKYLTGFDSEFLSEDPRRPGALPVGQNSPQRCPYGLYAEQLSGSAFTAPRNDNKRSWLYRIRPSVVHKPFKRSNIAKYLTHNWNEAEPDPNQSRWSPFDIPNEKVDFVAGLHTVCGAGDPRARNGIAIHIYLCNTTMDKSAFYSSDGDILIVPQQGVLKITTEFGKMEVAPNEIAVIQLGMRFAVAVDGPTRGYILEVFDGHFKLPDLGPIGANGLANPRDFLTPVACYHDEEIPGFKIISKFHGVLFEAEQNHSPFDVVAWHGNYVPYKYDLSKFMVINSVSFDHCDPSIFTVLTCQSTKPGVAIADFVIFPPRWSVQENTFRPPYYHRNCMSEFMGLILGSYEAKEGGFLPGGASLHSMMTPHGPDTKCFTTASTGELTPQKIAVGTQAFMFESSLSMAITKWGAETCQKLDAQYHQCWQQLPKLFSNNLNV, encoded by the exons ATGACGGAGTTAAAG TATCTGACTGGCTTTGATTCGGAATTCTTAAGTGAAGATCCGCGTAGGCCTGGGGCTCTACCAGTGGGACAGAATAGTCCTCAAAGATGTCCATACGGACTTTACGCGGAACAGCTGTCTGGTAGTGCGTTTACTGCTCCTAGAAATGATAACAAACGCTCGTGGCTTTACAG AATCCGTCCATCTGTGGTGCATAAACCGTTCAAAAGGTCGAATATTGCCAAGTACTTAACACACAACTGGAATGAAGCCGAACCGGATCCGAATCAa tctCGCTGGTCACCATTCGATATACCAAATGAAAAGGTGGATTTCGTTGCCGGCTTGCATACAGTTTGCGGCGCAGGCGATCCTCGAGCACGAAATGGAATCGCCATCCATATCTATCTTTGTAATACGACAATGGATAAAAGTGCTTTTTACAGCAGCGATGGTGATATACTTATTG TACCACAACAAGGAGTTCTGAAGATAACAACCGAGTTTGGAAAAATGGAGGTTGCACCAAATGAAATCGCCGTCATTCAGCTTGGAATGAGATTTGCTGTAGCTGTTGATGGACCAACaag GGGTTATATCCTCGAAGTATTCGATGGTCATTTTAAGCTTCCGGACCTTGGACCCATTGGTGCCAATGGATTGGCCAACCCTCGGGACTTTCTTACACCAGTCGCTTGTTACCATGATGAAGAAATACCAG gattcaaaataataagcaAATTCCATGGAGTGTTGTTCGAAGCTGAACAAAATCATTCACCATTCGACGTTGTGGCGTGGCATGGGAACTATGTACCTTACAAATACGACCTGAGCAAGTTTATGGTCATCAATTCTGTATCTTTTGACCACTGC GATCCATCAATATTTACAGTTCTGACTTGCCAATCCACCAAACCTGGGGTCGCTAtagcagattttgttatttttccgCCAAGATGGTCGGTTCAAGAGAACACTTTTAGACCCCCGTACTACCATA GAAACTGTATGAGCGAATTCATGGGTCTGATCTTGGGGTCATATGAGGCAAAGGAAGGAGGCTTTCTTCCCGGCGGAGCCTCTTTACACTCGATGATGACTCCACACGGTCCTGATACCAAATGTTTTACGACTGCTTCAACAGGTGAACTTACTCCACAGAAAATTGCCGTCGGGACTCAG GCGTTCATGTTCGAGTCATCTCTGAGTATGGCCATCACAAAGTGGGGAGCTGAAACGTGCCAAAAACTCGACGCTCAATATCATCAATGTTGGCAGCAACTGCCCAAAttgttttctaataatttaaatgtctaa
- the LOC123713362 gene encoding chromatin assembly factor 1 p55 subunit, with the protein MGDKGDGETFDDAVEERVINEEYKIWKKNTPFLYDLVMTHALEWPSLTAQWLPDVTRPEGKDYSVHRLILGTHTSDEQNHLLIASVQLPNEDAQFDASHYDNDKGEFGGFGSVSGKIDIEIKINHEGEVNRARYMPQNPCVIATKTPSSDVLVFDYTKHPSKPEPSGECHPDLRLRGHQKEGYGLSWNPNLNGYLLSASDDHTICLWDINATPKEGRVIEAKSVFTGHTAVVEDVAWHLLHESLFGSVADDQKLMIWDTRCNNTSKPSHTVDAHTAEVNCLSFNPYSEFILATGSADKTVALWDLRNLKLKLHSFESHKDEIFQVQWSPHNETILASSGTDRRLHVWDLSKIGEEQTAEDAEDGPPELLFIHGGHTAKISDFSWNPNEPWVICSVSEDNIMQVWQMAENIYNDEEPETPASELESSVNVNHG; encoded by the exons atgGGTGATAAAGGTGATGGAG aaacatTTGATGATGCTGTCGAAGAAAGAGTTATTAAcgaagaatataaaatatggaaAAAGAACACACCGTTTCTTTATGATCTGGTTATGACCCATGCTCTAGAATGGCCCTCTTTAACCGCTCAGTGGCTTCCAGACGTAACCAGACCAGAAGGAAAAGATTACTCTGTACACAG acTTATCTTGGGCACACACACATCTGATGAACAGAACCACTTGCTTATAGCAAGTGTTCAACTACCAAATGAAGATGCACAATTTGATGCTAGTCATTATGATAATGACAAAGGAG AGTTTGGTGGCTTCGGTTCAGTCTCAGGAAAGATagatatagaaattaaaataaatcatgaaGGTGAAGTGAACAGGGCTCGTTATATGCCCCAGAATCCTTGTGTTATTGCTACCAAGACTCCTTCATCAGATGTTCTGGTCTTTGACTACACAAAGCATCCTTCCAAGCCAGAACCTTCAGGAGAATGCCATCCAGATCTAAG GTTGCGTGGTCATCAAAAAGAAGGCTATGGTTTGTCATGGAACCCCAATCTAAATGGATATCTTCTTTCAGCAAG tgATGACCACACTATATGCTTGTGGGACATCAATGCCACTCCCAAAGAGGGACGAGTAATCGAAGCTAAGTCGGTGTTTACTGGCCACACTGCCGTAGTAGAGGATGTGGCCTGGCACCTCTTGCATGAGTCCCTATTTGGGTCTGTTGCTGACGACCAGAAACTTATGATTTGGGATACCAG ATGTAATAACACATCGAAACCCTCTCACACAGTGGATGCACATACAGCGGAAGTGAATTGTCTCAGCTTTAACCCATACTCTGAGTTCATATTGGCAACTGGAAGTGCTGACAAAACT gTCGCTCTATGGGATCTCCGAAACTTGAAGTTGAAGCTTCACTCATTCGAGTCTCACAAGGACGAGATATTCCAAGTGCAATGGTCACCGCACAACGAGACCATTCTCGCTAGCAGCGGTACAGACAGAAG acTGCACGTATGGGATCTGTCCAAAATCGGTGAAGAACAGACAGCGGAGGATGCGGAAGACGGTCCCCCTGAGTTGCTCTTCATTCACGGAGGTCACACCGCCAAAATCTCCGACTTCTCCTGGAACCCTAACGAGCCATGGGTCATCTGTTCAGTTTCTGAGGATAATATTATGCAG GTATGGCAAATGGCTGAAAACATTTACAATGATGAAGAACCGGAGACACCCGCCTCTGAACTGGAATCTAGTGTCAACGTGAACCACGGATAA
- the LOC123713408 gene encoding uncharacterized protein LOC123713408, with the protein MADAALARREARRRKILENSHNRLQRISGKSGDESCKDSLVHSPIPDYQDVVSSEFSCSKTLLSNGVSSSSISPTLSLGLASDEIVNQNEVINDLASLLPQNVSNDSNTETPQVSSLLDNIVCYKYDIVILSLIIQILYSLSIISIEGTYYFLPLFIYAGTKMYWFTQQMNGTSSFANVLMLLKGISTYRVQKFLNAIQIVSAIGLDSCIFLFTTICVQVVYIFISEIFII; encoded by the exons ATGGCTGATGCAGCGTTAGCACGTCGTGAAGCAAGGAGgagaaaaatattagaaaattctCACAATAGACTTCAACGAATATCTGGGAAATCAGGCGATGAAAGCTGTAAAG ATTCATTGGTGCATTCTCCAATACCCGACTATCAAGATGTTGTCTCATCTGAATTTAGTTGCAGTAAGACGCTGTTATCAAATGGAGTATCAAGCTCTTCCATATCACCCACCTTAAGTTTGGGGTTAGCTTCAGACGAAATAGTGAATCAGAATGAAGTAATCAATGACTTAGCGAGTTTATTGCCTCAAAATGTATCTAATGACTCTAATACCGAAACTCCTCAGGTATCATCCTTATTGGATAACATTGTctgttataaatatgatatagtTATCTTATCTTTGATTATTCAAATTCTATATAGCCTATCAATAATTTCCATAGAAGGAACATATTATTTCCTACCACTTTTTATATATGCAGGCACAAAGATGTATTGGTTTACTCAACAAATGAATGGTACTTCCAGTTTTGCCAATGTCTTAATGCTCTTAAAAGGAATTTCAACATATAGGGTACAAAAATTTTTGAATGCAATACAAATAGTTAGTGCCATTGGCTTAGATTCTTGCATCTTTTTGTTTACAACTATTTGTGTACAAgtggtttatatttttatatctgaaatttttattatatag